A region from the bacterium genome encodes:
- a CDS encoding substrate-binding domain-containing protein, translating to DNYAIEFNKQNLPIVLVDSFHSSMDSFFIENKKGAYAATKHLIDLGHKRVGMIDAQLKSTPAKIRLEGYKSALKDKDIPFDKKYLVISDSDEKSDGFSREAGYSAMKKLLMLGEERPTAVFVSSDIQAVGAMKAIREHKLTVPDDIAIIGFDDIEFSEAIGLSTMKQPMFEMGKMAVEILLQRISGQISGVFHKKFIPELIIRDTC from the coding sequence GATAATTATGCCATAGAATTTAATAAACAAAATCTTCCCATAGTACTTGTAGATTCTTTTCATTCCAGCATGGATTCATTTTTTATAGAAAATAAAAAGGGTGCATATGCAGCTACAAAGCATTTAATTGATCTTGGGCATAAACGTGTAGGCATGATAGATGCGCAGTTGAAAAGCACTCCCGCAAAAATCAGGCTTGAAGGTTATAAATCAGCACTTAAAGACAAAGATATTCCTTTTGATAAAAAATATCTTGTGATCAGTGATTCTGATGAAAAAAGCGACGGTTTCAGCAGAGAAGCTGGTTATAGTGCAATGAAAAAACTTTTAATGCTTGGGGAAGAAAGGCCTACTGCTGTATTCGTTTCAAGCGATATTCAGGCAGTCGGTGCAATGAAGGCCATACGTGAACATAAATTAACAGTTCCTGATGATATAGCTATAATCGGATTTGATGATATAGAATTTTCCGAGGCCATTGGATTAAGCACAATGAAACAGCCCATGTTTGAGATGGGGAAAATGGCTGTTGAAATACTTCTGCAGAGAATATCCGGACAAATATCCGGTGTTTTTCATAAAAAATTTATACCTGAACTTATAATTCGAGATACATGCT